A genomic segment from Fuerstiella sp. encodes:
- a CDS encoding PSD1 and planctomycete cytochrome C domain-containing protein: MRHVCRTSVRFGLQAAANQLYLSVNLMFPSWRSNLRLLTFGITLVVADPARPDQPSEELTFEEHVRPIFKAHCFQCHGEEPELSGDLDVRLVRLMRAGGESGPVIVPGQPNDSLLWQYIDSDEMPQGSKKLTTAQKDSIRRWLEQGAKTARPEPENVEDARFTNEELSHWAWQPITERPVPNADNFDIRTPIDAFVAKRLAEHQLNFSPQADKHTLIRRVSFSLLGLPPTPTDVEEFLADESSDSWEVLVGKLLDSPQFGVRWGRHWLDVAGYSETNGDPNKDTQRPHAWRYRDYVIDSFNSNKPIDQFYVEQLAGDELIDGDIDIHNPRHLELLTATGFLRMAPDTTQSSNGIANRNMAVAESLKVVSSSMLGLTVGCAQCHDHKYDPIGTDDYYRFRAVFDPVFPLNNWQQPSGRLVDFTTDETRAEWERIEAECKSLQEELNKRKKTHATTIFEQKIADVPEADRMATLNAVETTPGQRTPEQNKLLDLYPMVKTIDFIAGYLVEYDIAFHRECQKEAAKISELRATKPPGQLVMATQEQPNVVPVSTIFHRGNPQSPGEEVTPAEVMVLHRGRDVQLPVNDEQHSGTGRRLAWARQLTDGTHPLAARVFVNRVWMHHFGRGLVATPGDFGISGERPTHPELLDWLANDFVRNGWDHKRLHRMILLSRTWQQLSTRSAHQDQLDPENSLLGRMSLRRLEAEEIRDAVLSIVERLDQQLGGPSLPVTEDREGKVVIGQPQKQDGIKAGEDLARRSVYVQVHRKLPLNVLVTFDQPEMTPNCDLRRATTVATQSLYFLNDAELISRSEDLARLLVDRHKDDQSRLAELFVRLFVKPPTDTELDYCANFLSNQTRQFEILPSGKDQAEPPNPELRSLATLCQTLFGSNRFLYVD, translated from the coding sequence GTGCGTCATGTGTGCCGGACTTCTGTCCGATTCGGTCTCCAGGCCGCTGCCAATCAACTCTATCTTTCGGTTAATCTGATGTTCCCGTCGTGGCGCTCAAATCTGAGATTGCTGACTTTCGGTATCACACTGGTCGTTGCTGATCCGGCAAGGCCGGACCAGCCATCGGAAGAACTCACATTTGAAGAACATGTCCGACCCATTTTCAAAGCTCACTGCTTTCAGTGTCACGGAGAAGAGCCTGAGCTGAGTGGTGACCTTGACGTCCGACTTGTCAGGTTAATGAGGGCCGGGGGAGAATCCGGACCGGTTATCGTCCCCGGCCAGCCAAACGACAGCCTGCTGTGGCAATACATCGACAGCGATGAAATGCCGCAGGGATCCAAGAAGCTCACTACCGCGCAAAAAGACAGCATCCGGCGCTGGCTGGAACAGGGTGCAAAGACGGCGCGTCCGGAACCGGAAAATGTCGAGGACGCCCGGTTTACTAATGAAGAACTTTCACACTGGGCATGGCAACCGATAACGGAACGTCCGGTTCCGAATGCAGACAACTTTGACATCAGAACACCGATTGATGCGTTCGTCGCAAAACGTCTGGCTGAACATCAACTGAATTTTTCTCCGCAGGCCGACAAACACACACTGATTCGACGAGTCAGCTTCAGTCTTTTAGGGTTACCTCCAACTCCAACGGATGTCGAGGAATTCCTTGCAGATGAATCGTCCGATTCCTGGGAGGTACTGGTCGGAAAGCTGCTGGATTCTCCGCAATTCGGTGTCCGGTGGGGAAGACACTGGCTGGATGTCGCCGGCTATTCTGAGACCAATGGAGATCCAAACAAAGATACTCAGCGTCCCCACGCCTGGCGCTACCGGGATTACGTCATTGATTCATTTAATTCCAACAAGCCCATCGATCAGTTTTATGTTGAACAGCTGGCAGGAGATGAGCTGATCGACGGTGACATCGACATCCATAATCCGCGTCATCTTGAACTGTTGACAGCGACCGGCTTCCTGCGGATGGCCCCGGATACCACTCAGAGCAGCAACGGTATCGCCAATCGGAATATGGCCGTGGCTGAGTCACTTAAAGTTGTGAGTTCGTCCATGCTGGGACTCACCGTCGGCTGTGCTCAGTGCCACGATCACAAATATGACCCGATCGGTACAGACGACTACTATCGATTCCGGGCGGTGTTTGATCCGGTCTTTCCACTGAACAACTGGCAACAGCCAAGCGGGCGACTCGTTGACTTCACAACGGACGAAACACGAGCGGAATGGGAACGTATCGAAGCAGAATGCAAATCCCTGCAAGAGGAACTGAACAAACGCAAAAAAACTCATGCAACCACGATTTTCGAACAAAAAATTGCGGACGTTCCGGAGGCCGACCGAATGGCCACTCTCAACGCAGTTGAAACAACCCCGGGTCAGCGAACTCCGGAGCAGAACAAGCTGCTCGATTTATATCCAATGGTCAAAACAATCGATTTTATCGCCGGCTATCTTGTGGAGTACGATATTGCGTTCCACCGAGAGTGTCAAAAAGAAGCCGCAAAGATCTCTGAACTCAGGGCGACCAAGCCACCCGGTCAGTTGGTAATGGCAACTCAAGAGCAGCCAAACGTCGTACCGGTGAGCACAATATTTCATCGCGGCAATCCACAGAGTCCCGGCGAGGAAGTCACGCCTGCCGAAGTGATGGTGCTCCATCGTGGTCGTGATGTACAACTCCCGGTGAATGATGAACAGCATTCTGGCACCGGTCGGCGACTGGCGTGGGCCAGGCAACTGACAGATGGAACTCATCCTCTGGCTGCTCGTGTTTTTGTGAATCGCGTGTGGATGCATCATTTTGGACGTGGTCTGGTGGCAACCCCCGGGGATTTTGGCATCTCAGGAGAACGTCCAACTCATCCTGAACTTCTGGACTGGCTCGCCAATGATTTCGTCCGTAACGGATGGGATCACAAACGACTTCACCGCATGATCCTGCTGTCTCGAACCTGGCAGCAACTGTCCACTCGATCTGCACATCAGGATCAGCTTGATCCTGAAAACTCGCTGCTGGGCCGAATGAGCCTTCGACGTCTTGAAGCTGAGGAAATTCGAGATGCCGTGCTGTCCATTGTTGAACGACTGGATCAGCAACTGGGTGGCCCAAGTCTTCCCGTAACGGAAGACCGTGAAGGCAAAGTGGTGATTGGACAACCGCAGAAACAAGATGGCATTAAGGCAGGCGAGGATCTGGCTCGCCGCAGTGTTTACGTCCAGGTTCATCGCAAATTGCCACTGAACGTACTGGTGACTTTTGACCAGCCGGAAATGACTCCCAACTGTGATCTCCGTCGAGCAACCACGGTGGCAACCCAGTCTCTGTATTTCCTGAACGATGCGGAGCTGATCAGCCGATCCGAAGATCTGGCCAGACTGCTGGTGGACCGGCACAAAGACGATCAGTCGCGACTGGCCGAATTATTCGTACGATTGTTCGTGAAACCGCCAACTGACACAGAACTGGATTATTGCGCGAATTTTCTGTCAAACCAGACCCGACAGTTTGAAATACTGCCATCCGGTAAGGACCAGGCAGAACCACCGAATCCGGAGTTGAGATCTCTGGCGACGTTGTGCCAGACCTTGTTCGGCTCAAATCGGTTCTTATATGTAGATTAA
- a CDS encoding ATP-binding protein, translated as MWSSRLFWKLFASYTILNLLATITIVVIVSGWQTDQIVEQIKQRLHDSAALVRIDVAGGLDEGPTECLQNHIRDLGQVINTRITLVAMDGSVLADSNQRTVSDVVQMENHKDRLELVQAAKIGRGSSQRVSPTLGQPMLYVALRIGSLAEPVGLVRTALPMTTVLDEVAAVQGLIWLVAIFVSLAVAVLTWFLAARVVRPVQLLTTAAERIATGEYRQNLFLNNRDELDGLAKSFNRMAKQLNIRETQLRESSRRLVTVLEGMFEGVIALDGQEKVVLANAAAGRLLGFDPVEATGRPLLEVARNRAIHEVLTLPADQQTQYVEIELDDDRNRVVGMNAAVLSSEHATRWILVLHDVTELRRLESLRQEFVANVSHELKTPLSSIKAYAETLRNGALNDTQNNRRFVAQIDEQAERLHELILDLLSIARIESGQRAFDIGAVMLCQTAKTCIAANEAVAVSKKINLVADGSPTDLEVKADEEGLRQILNNLIDNAIKYSPISSTVNVLWHVENATAVIQVSDTGQGIAPEFLPRVFERFFRVDKARSRALGGTGLGLSIVKHLAQSFGGSVDVRSQVGTGTVFTVRLPIAED; from the coding sequence ATGTGGTCATCACGCCTTTTCTGGAAACTCTTCGCCTCGTACACCATCCTGAACCTTCTGGCAACCATCACAATTGTGGTGATTGTCTCCGGGTGGCAGACGGATCAGATTGTCGAACAGATCAAACAGCGTCTGCATGATTCTGCGGCGCTGGTGCGAATTGATGTTGCCGGCGGGCTGGACGAGGGACCAACGGAATGTCTGCAGAACCACATTCGCGATCTTGGCCAGGTGATCAACACGCGCATTACACTGGTCGCTATGGATGGAAGCGTTCTCGCTGATTCCAATCAGAGGACTGTTTCTGATGTTGTTCAGATGGAGAACCATAAGGACCGGCTGGAGCTTGTGCAGGCTGCCAAAATTGGACGCGGAAGTTCGCAGCGGGTCAGTCCAACACTTGGTCAGCCGATGCTCTATGTTGCGCTGCGTATCGGTTCACTGGCTGAACCCGTCGGTCTGGTTCGTACTGCTTTGCCGATGACAACGGTGCTCGACGAAGTGGCGGCCGTTCAGGGGCTGATTTGGCTGGTCGCGATTTTCGTAAGTCTTGCCGTTGCCGTACTGACATGGTTTCTTGCAGCCCGGGTTGTCCGGCCGGTCCAGTTGCTCACCACCGCCGCTGAAAGAATTGCAACTGGGGAGTACCGTCAGAACTTATTTCTGAACAACCGTGATGAACTGGACGGGCTGGCGAAATCTTTCAATCGAATGGCAAAACAACTCAACATTCGGGAAACACAACTGCGAGAGAGCAGTCGCAGGCTGGTGACTGTTCTGGAAGGCATGTTTGAAGGCGTCATTGCGCTGGATGGACAGGAGAAAGTTGTGTTGGCCAATGCCGCTGCAGGACGACTGCTGGGTTTCGATCCAGTTGAGGCCACAGGGCGTCCTCTGCTCGAAGTCGCTCGCAATCGCGCCATTCATGAAGTACTGACACTTCCTGCCGACCAACAGACGCAATATGTGGAAATCGAACTCGACGACGACCGGAATCGTGTCGTCGGTATGAACGCAGCAGTGCTTTCGTCTGAACACGCGACCCGCTGGATACTTGTGTTGCACGACGTCACGGAACTACGGCGTCTGGAGTCTTTGCGTCAGGAATTCGTGGCCAACGTCTCGCATGAACTCAAGACTCCGCTCAGTTCCATTAAGGCATATGCAGAAACCCTGCGGAATGGGGCGTTGAACGACACTCAAAACAACAGAAGATTCGTTGCGCAAATTGACGAACAGGCCGAAAGACTGCATGAATTGATTCTGGATCTTCTGAGTATTGCCCGCATTGAGTCCGGCCAGCGGGCATTTGATATTGGTGCTGTGATGCTGTGCCAGACCGCGAAGACATGTATTGCGGCTAACGAAGCGGTCGCTGTATCGAAAAAAATCAACCTGGTTGCGGACGGTTCACCCACTGATTTGGAGGTCAAAGCCGACGAAGAGGGGCTGCGCCAGATCCTGAATAACCTGATCGACAATGCCATCAAGTATTCGCCCATCTCCTCAACGGTAAATGTCCTGTGGCACGTCGAAAACGCCACGGCGGTGATTCAGGTGAGTGATACAGGTCAGGGGATCGCTCCGGAATTCCTGCCTCGGGTGTTCGAGCGATTCTTTCGAGTTGACAAAGCTCGCTCTCGTGCCCTGGGCGGTACAGGTCTCGGACTCTCAATTGTCAAACATCTGGCCCAGTCGTTTGGTGGTAGTGTTGATGTTCGCAGTCAGGTTGGAACCGGTACCGTGTTTACTGTTCGCCTGCCCATTGCAGAAGACTAA
- a CDS encoding PstS family phosphate ABC transporter substrate-binding protein, protein MTNRTRFQLFAMLSVTVFALVGCSGSNNPQSIIIDGSSTVYLVTEAVAEEYLAVKPDVRVNVGVSGTGGGMKKFIAGSIDICGASRAMKDSEAQDCQENGIGYLQLEVAFDGLAVVLNPNNTWCDEMTVDQLKELWRPESAVQTWKDLNPEWPDEEITLYGPGTDSGTFDSFTKAIVGEEGASRADYTASEDDNVLVTGVQDDKYALGYFGYAYYDANKEKLKLLGVDNGNGPVRPSEETVRDGTYAPLSRPLYVYVRESSMAKPEVKEFVRFYLDNTGELSREVGYVPVSDEAAQKNDAVFEGT, encoded by the coding sequence ATGACAAATCGAACGAGATTTCAACTGTTTGCAATGCTGTCGGTTACAGTGTTTGCGCTGGTGGGCTGTTCTGGCAGTAATAATCCGCAAAGCATCATTATAGACGGCTCCAGTACTGTCTATCTGGTCACTGAGGCAGTGGCGGAGGAGTACCTTGCTGTAAAACCGGATGTCAGAGTCAACGTGGGAGTTTCGGGCACCGGTGGTGGAATGAAGAAGTTCATCGCAGGCAGCATTGACATTTGTGGAGCTTCGCGTGCCATGAAGGACAGCGAAGCCCAGGATTGCCAGGAAAACGGTATTGGGTATTTGCAGCTTGAAGTCGCCTTCGATGGTCTGGCAGTTGTGCTGAATCCGAATAACACCTGGTGTGATGAGATGACGGTGGATCAGCTCAAAGAGCTCTGGCGTCCTGAAAGTGCTGTACAGACCTGGAAAGATCTGAATCCGGAATGGCCGGACGAAGAAATCACTCTTTATGGCCCTGGAACCGATTCCGGGACGTTTGATTCCTTTACCAAAGCGATTGTTGGTGAAGAAGGAGCCAGTCGAGCCGACTACACAGCCAGCGAAGATGACAACGTACTTGTCACCGGTGTACAGGACGACAAGTATGCTTTGGGGTACTTTGGCTATGCCTACTACGACGCTAACAAGGAAAAGCTGAAACTTCTGGGCGTTGACAACGGCAACGGACCAGTTCGGCCGTCTGAAGAGACCGTTCGTGACGGAACTTACGCGCCACTTTCGCGTCCGCTGTATGTCTATGTTCGTGAGTCATCGATGGCAAAACCGGAAGTGAAAGAGTTCGTCCGATTCTATCTGGACAACACGGGTGAACTGTCCCGTGAAGTCGGTTATGTTCCGGTTTCGGACGAGGCTGCACAGAAAAACGACGCAGTATTTGAAGGTACTTAA
- the pstC gene encoding phosphate ABC transporter permease subunit PstC produces the protein MSSASTFAKPVLPQHQATGVHGRRKTFEKLIQAFLFVCAGISVVTTVCIVVVLLFESVQFFFDVSIVEFLTGTRWTPLLKPQHFGVLPLLCGTMLVAVGSAIVSIPVGLGTAIYLSEYAPPRLREVIKPVVEVLAGIPSVVYGYFAVVTISPMIRTVFPSAGPFNAASACIVVGIMTLPMIISLSEDALRAVPRSLRQGAYALGATKYDVTTQVVVPAAMSGIVASFLLAISRAVGETMAVTLAAGATPKATLNPLESIQTMTAYIIQISQGDTPAGTLEHRTIFAVGLTLFIVTLMINLLAQWFLSQVREKYE, from the coding sequence GTGAGTTCAGCATCTACGTTCGCGAAACCAGTGTTGCCTCAGCACCAGGCGACCGGTGTGCATGGACGTAGGAAAACGTTTGAAAAGCTGATTCAGGCATTTCTGTTTGTGTGTGCCGGAATTTCGGTTGTGACCACAGTCTGCATTGTGGTCGTTTTGCTGTTCGAGTCAGTCCAGTTCTTTTTTGACGTGTCGATCGTCGAATTCCTGACCGGCACGAGATGGACGCCGCTGCTCAAACCCCAGCACTTTGGTGTTCTGCCTCTGTTGTGCGGAACGATGCTGGTTGCGGTTGGATCGGCGATTGTCTCAATTCCAGTCGGTTTAGGTACAGCAATCTACCTCAGTGAATATGCTCCACCTCGGTTGCGCGAAGTGATCAAACCTGTGGTGGAGGTGTTGGCCGGTATTCCATCAGTTGTCTATGGTTACTTTGCCGTGGTGACCATATCTCCAATGATCCGTACTGTGTTTCCGTCGGCGGGACCTTTCAATGCTGCCAGCGCCTGCATTGTTGTTGGCATCATGACGCTGCCGATGATTATTTCGCTCAGCGAGGATGCTTTACGAGCTGTTCCTCGCTCCCTGCGACAGGGGGCCTACGCACTGGGGGCAACAAAATACGACGTGACTACTCAGGTTGTCGTTCCTGCCGCGATGTCTGGAATTGTTGCGTCGTTTCTTCTGGCAATTTCGCGAGCCGTTGGCGAAACGATGGCCGTCACACTGGCAGCTGGTGCGACTCCGAAAGCAACGCTGAATCCTCTGGAAAGCATTCAGACGATGACCGCGTACATCATTCAGATCAGTCAGGGCGATACTCCGGCGGGTACACTTGAACATCGGACCATCTTTGCGGTTGGACTGACTCTGTTCATTGTCACGCTGATGATTAATCTGCTGGCGCAGTGGTTCCTCTCACAAGTGAGGGAGAAGTACGAATGA
- the pstA gene encoding phosphate ABC transporter permease PstA, which produces MSSATNVRGRRGKRMISLLFSAGCLMATLLCLMMLLVLLWSVISEGAAWLNWDFLNNFLSRHPEKAGIKSALAGSLWLTAFTALFSLPLGIGAAVYLEEYAANNLWRKMIQLNISNLAGVPSIVYGILGLGLFVQAFSLGRSIISGALTLSLVVLPIIILATQEALRGVPDSIRHASYALGATRWQTVYCQVLPASLPGIMTGVILALSRAVGEAAPLVAVGALTWVTFVPSSPMDQFTSLPIQIFSWAARPRAEFHQIAGAAIIVLLLVLISMNTIAVVVRYKYGKRMRW; this is translated from the coding sequence ATGAGTTCAGCGACGAATGTTCGAGGGCGACGCGGAAAACGTATGATTTCTCTGCTGTTTTCTGCCGGCTGCCTGATGGCCACACTACTGTGCCTGATGATGCTCCTGGTGTTGCTGTGGAGTGTCATTTCTGAAGGTGCTGCGTGGCTGAACTGGGATTTTCTGAACAATTTTCTGTCACGGCACCCCGAGAAAGCCGGAATCAAGTCTGCGCTGGCGGGAAGTCTCTGGCTCACAGCGTTCACTGCATTGTTTTCGCTGCCGCTGGGTATTGGCGCAGCCGTGTATCTGGAAGAGTACGCTGCCAACAATCTGTGGCGTAAGATGATTCAGCTCAATATATCGAATCTTGCGGGCGTGCCTTCAATCGTCTACGGCATTCTGGGGCTGGGGCTGTTTGTCCAGGCATTCTCGCTTGGACGCAGTATTATTTCCGGCGCGCTCACACTATCGCTGGTTGTGCTGCCTATTATCATCCTGGCTACTCAGGAAGCGCTCCGTGGCGTACCCGATTCTATCCGGCACGCGTCGTATGCACTGGGGGCCACACGATGGCAGACTGTCTATTGTCAGGTCCTGCCGGCATCACTGCCTGGTATCATGACGGGGGTCATTCTTGCGCTGTCCCGGGCCGTGGGCGAGGCGGCTCCTTTGGTTGCTGTCGGTGCCCTGACCTGGGTAACGTTTGTGCCTTCGAGTCCCATGGATCAGTTTACGTCGTTGCCCATACAGATCTTTAGCTGGGCGGCGAGGCCCCGGGCAGAATTTCATCAAATTGCCGGGGCCGCAATCATCGTCCTGCTGTTGGTCCTGATCTCAATGAATACGATTGCTGTCGTCGTTCGCTACAAATACGGAAAACGAATGCGCTGGTAA